From Ignavibacterium sp.:
CTGAAACTCAAAAAGTTGATATCAGACTATACAGCGTTATTTATGATGCTATTAATGAAGTAAAATCAGCGCTTGAAGGATTATTGTCTCCTGTACTATCTGAAGAAATCACTGCAACAGTTGAAGTTCGTGAAGTGTTCAAAGTTCCTAAAGTTGGAACTGTTGCTGGCTGTTATGTTACCGATGGTAAAATTGCAAGAAGCAATAAAATCAGAATTATCAGAGATGGAATTGTAATTCATCAGGGAGAAATCCTAAGCTTAAAGAGATTCAAAGATGATGTTCGTGAAGTTGATGCCGGCTATGAATGCGGAATCAGCATAGTAAACTTCAATGACATTAAAGTTGGCGACATCATCGAAGGATTCAAAATTGTTGAAACAAAGAAAACGCTTACCTAATTATGTCACACAGAGTAGATAGAGTTGAACATTTGGTTAAAGAAGAAATAAGCGATATCCTTCTTCACAAAGTTAAAGATGTTGATTTGGGTTTTCTAACTGTTACGCATGTCAGAATGAGTCCTGATTTAAGAGTTGCAAGCATTTATTTATCGGTATTCGAAAAAGAAAAAAGAGAAATTGTACTCGAAAGAGTAAAAGACAGAACAGGTTTTATCAGAACTGAACTTGCACACCGGATAAGAATTCGTTTTGTCCCTGAATTAAGATTTTTCATTGATGATACGCTTGATTATGTAGAGAAAATTGAAGGATTGATTAAAAAAATTCACGAAGATGATAACAAAGAAAACAATGAACCAAACTCACCCTGATTTTCAATCCGGCGAAGTAATTCTGATTGATAAACCTGCATTCTGGTCATCATTCAAAGTAGTTCATAACGTGCGAAAAGCAATCGGTGTCAAAAAAGTTGGACATGCCGG
This genomic window contains:
- the rbfA gene encoding 30S ribosome-binding factor RbfA, translating into MSHRVDRVEHLVKEEISDILLHKVKDVDLGFLTVTHVRMSPDLRVASIYLSVFEKEKREIVLERVKDRTGFIRTELAHRIRIRFVPELRFFIDDTLDYVEKIEGLIKKIHEDDNKENNEPNSP